Proteins from one Erpetoichthys calabaricus chromosome 11, fErpCal1.3, whole genome shotgun sequence genomic window:
- the LOC114660943 gene encoding arf-GAP with dual PH domain-containing protein 1: MAQDKERTRRALLELQRRPGNDTCADCGAPDPDWASFTLGVFICATCTGIHRGISQISKVKSVQLDAWEPVEVEFIGSTGNDAAKAKYEQKVPPFYYRPTASDCQVLKEQWIRARYARKEFIYTERQEPYSAGYREGILWKRGRDNGQFLSRKFILSEREGVLKYFNKHEAREPKAVMKIECLNATFQPVKIGNPNGLQVTYLKDNSTRNIFVYHDDGKEIVDWFNAIRAARFHYLQVAFPGASDVDLVPKLTRNYVKEGYMEKTGPKHTEGFKKRWFTMDDRRLMYFKDPLDAYARGEVFIGSKENHYLVLPGLPPSTQGYHWQHGITIVTPDRKFLFTCETEFEQHLWIEAFQKAINRPMLPQEYAVEAHFKHKP; the protein is encoded by the exons ATGGCTCAGGACAAAGAGAGGACGCGGCGCGCGTTACTGGAGCTGCAGCGGAGACCCGGCAACGATACGTGCGCGGACTGCGGGGCGCCAG ATCCGGACTGGGCGTCCTTCACGCTCGGCGTGTTCATCTGTGCCACCTGCACTGGGATCCACCGCGGCATCTCGCAGATCAGCAAGGTCAAGTCGGTGCAGCTGGACGCCTGGGAGCCCGTGGAGGTGGAG TTCATCGGCTCCACTGGAAACGATGCTGCGAAGGCCAAGTACGAGCAGAAGGTGCCACCTTTCTACTACCGACCGACAGCCTCTGACTGCCA GGTGCTGAAGGAGCAGTGGATTCGGGCACGCTATGCCAGGAAGGAGTTCATTTACACAGAGCGGCAGGAGCCATACTCTGCAG GCTACCGAGAAGGCATCCTGTGGAAGCGTGGCAGAGACAACGGGCAGTTCTTGAGCAGGAAGTTCATCTTGTCGGAGCGAGAAGGTGTCCTCAAGTACTTCAACAAGCACGAA GCAAGAGAGCCCAAGGCTGTCATGAAGATCGAGTGCCTCAATGCCACCTTCCAGCCGGTGAAGATTGGGAACCCCAATGGGCTGCAGGTCACTTACCTGAAGGACAACAGCACCAGGAACATCTTTGTGTACCACGACGACGGCAAG GAGATCGTCGACTGGTTCAATGCCATCCGAGCAGCCCGCTTCCACTATCTCCAGGTGGCCTTCCCGGGAGCGAGTGATGTGGAC CTGGTGCCAAAGCTGACGAGGAACTACGTGAAGGAGGGCTACATGGAGAAGACGGGCCCGAAG CACACCGAAGGCTTTAAGAAGCGGTGGTTCACCATGGACGACAGGAGGCTCATGTACTTTAAGGACCCCTTG GATGCCTACGCCCGAGGCGAAGTGTTCATCGGAAGCAAAGAGAACCATTACTTGGTCCTGCCGGGGCTCCCGCCGTCGACCCAAGGCTACCACTGGCAGCATGGCATCACCATTGTGACGCCCGACAGGAAGTTCCTGTTCACCTGTGAGACGGAATTCGAGCAGCACCTGTGGATCGAGGCGTTCCAGAAGGCCATCAACAGGCCGATGCTCCCCCAGGAGTACGCAG TGGAGGCTCACTTTAAGCACAAGCCCTGA